In one window of Cherax quadricarinatus isolate ZL_2023a chromosome 27, ASM3850222v1, whole genome shotgun sequence DNA:
- the LOC128691195 gene encoding mucin-5AC isoform X1, whose translation MAALVHEPGTPGPLLDTAPRSDPASSLDHSSDIPHASVPIAGAVSSPASGTEASTDSFDLSDLRSPLTMLPASPSTVRQFSNRRPVPRRTNSGPTPKRQRQLPADDTSPPSPSRSSQKRSTRPSLPFHAQFQTEQWTKFFTLRPTSSTAYLSDHSIGKALLRHVGKDISFHALKSGTRIITVQNATQARELSRLTHIDTVPVTLEKHHSLNSCSGTVILPHTIVQQNFQTCGTDILEQLELQDLPILKVDTYVLPARGRRRYPSNVARLTFDSRELPSSVYIAGHRLQVRKVIPTPQQCRNCWRFGHPAKYCRSIAECPVCGADDHSNTSCNRSPSCLNCHEAHPSYSRRCQVYLNEREIRYLKETEGLPYAMAVSHLRLQGRLPRVSYSRVSKRPPTSGIPSSTPTSVVTSPIITPVSNPFAVLGSDVPTSTPQSNLASSSSLLQASVSTRPRTTPLPNRPSTSQKSKKGPVTPPTHLPPPHFTLPVSVPSSSPLTGSVTSAEVHPPPRNVPSSPVPSQVSSSSATSQVPVSSVPCHASPVPSTLSPPPTLVQSNTVPIFTHHPPTIPNIVSHTTSLNSETLEAISEYIAETKPSMDTDPPSALPLSSAPSAQLLSSQRTVPSLLEHFPLPPHVDFSNPSSP comes from the coding sequence atggcagccctagtccatgaacctggtacccccgggccccttcttgataccgcaccccgttctgaccccgcctcgtctttggaccactcttcagacattcctcatgcctctgtacctattgccggtgctgtttcctcacccgcttcaggtactgaggcctcgactgactccttcgatttatcagaccttcgctctcccctgactatgcttccggcctctccctctacggtgcggcaattttcaaatcgccgacccgttccacgtcggaccaactctggtcccacgcctaaacgtcaacgacaattacctgctgatgatacttctccaccttcaccttctcgttcttctcagaaacgatcgacacgtccttcactacctttccacgctcagtttcagactgaacagtggactaaattcttcactttacgaccaacttcctctactgcctatctttctgaccatagtattggcaaggcactcctacgccatgttggtaaagatatttcttttcatgctcttaagagcggtacgcgcatcattaccgtacagaatgctacccaggctcgtgagctctctcgtcttacccatatagatactgttcctgtcacccttgaaaaacatcattccctcaattcttgtagtggtaccgttattctgccccataccatagttcaacaaaatttccagacatgtggcaccgacattctagaacagctggaactccaagatctcccaatcctcaaggtagacacttacgttcttcctgcccgtgggcggagacgataccctagcaatgtggctcgtttaacttttgacagccgagaactcccatcctccgtttatatagcaggacatcggttacaagttcgaaaggtgatccctacaccacaacagtgtagaaattgctggcgatttggccatccagcgaaatattgcagatctatcgccgaatgcccagtctgtggtgccgatgaccattctaatacgtcttgcaatcgatctccctcttgccttaactgtcatgaggctcacccttcgtactctcgccgttgtcaggtctatttaaacgagcgggaaatccgttacctcaaagagacagaaggtctcccttatgccatggcagtttctcatctccgcctccaagggagactcccacgtgtttcttattcccgtgtgtcaaaacgtccccccacttctggtatcccatcttctacacccacctctgtggttacctctcccataatcactcctgtatctaatccttttgctgtcctcggctcagacgtccctacttcaacgcctcagtctaatctcgcttcttcgagttctctcttacaagcctcagtgtcgacgagacctcgtacgacacctcttcccaatcgtccctctacttctcaaaagtcaaaaaaaggtccggtaacacctcctacccatcttccacctcctcattttaccctccctgtctctgtccctagttcttcccctctcactggctcagttacaagtgcagaggttcaccctcctcctcgtaatgtaccttcctcccctgttccctcccaagtttcttcctcttctgccacctcccaggttcctgtctcttctgtcccctgccacgcttctccagttccctccaccctttcgcccccccctaccttggtacagtccaatacagttccaatctttactcatcatccccctaccattcccaatattgtctcccatacgacatctctgaattccgaaacacttgaagcaatctctgaatatattgcagagaccaaaccatcaatggacactgatccaccttccgctcttcctctctcctctgctccatctgcgcaactcctttcttcacagcgcaccgttccttcgctgcttgaacattttccactgcctccgcatgtggacttttctaacccttctagtccgtag